A DNA window from Eremothecium cymbalariae DBVPG#7215 chromosome 3, complete sequence contains the following coding sequences:
- a CDS encoding La RNA-binding domain-containing protein (similar to Ashbya gossypii AAR182C), giving the protein MVASCTMSATSIGSSYQIRTKEYLTYESSSKDRLKSTMEFVDSYYPGSSLQVVPANKKHSGSISATATDYLLDSPSLQGSLEYHESSQSTLATPINSSPLPPTSKGLAAQPSLYPYLSPMTVVAPQEGEPITTTIGPFTVSIPPPENSGVFHPSMSPVNCLITPIGENKIISYYEVSPMARIIKQIEDVNKQLLYYFSEENLPRDSFLREKMDTYGYVEIETFLQFPRVVSMTREIPNRAQKLRVLYNAFKYSDPEIFELKNDTEVRIRGTWKRWVCKIA; this is encoded by the coding sequence ATGGTAGCTAGCTGTACGATGTCAGCAACTTCTATTGGTTCCTCCTATCAAATCCGGACAAAGGAATATCTCACTTACgaatcttcttctaaagATAGATTAAAGAGTACAATGGAGTTTGTTGATTCATACTACCCTGGAAGCAGTTTGCAGGTCGTGCCagcaaataaaaaacatagTGGTTCTATTTCAGCTACTGCTACGGATTATTTGCTGGATTCACCAAGTCTCCAAGGTAGTTTAGAATATCATGAAAGCAGTCAGTCGACTCTTGCTACTCCTATCAACAGCTCGCCCCTGCCCCCAACTTCAAAAGGGTTAGCGGCCCAACCGTCATTGTATCCGTACCTTTCACCGATGACAGTGGTGGCGCCGCAGGAGGGGGAGCCAATTACAACTACAATTGGGCCATTTACTGTGTCAATTCCCCCTCCAGAAAATTCCGGGGTATTCCATCCATCGATGTCGCCCGTCAATTGTCTAATAACGCCAATTGGTGAGAATAAAATCATTAGCTATTACGAGGTGTCGCCAATGGCGAGAATCATAAAGCAAATCGAAGATGTCAATAAACAGCTATTATACTATTTTTCCGAAGAAAACCTCCCCAGGGACTCATTTTTAAGAGAGAAGATGGATACATATGGATACGTTGAGATCGAGACCTTTTTACAGTTTCCAAGAGTCGTTTCTATGACACGGGAGATTCCAAACCGGGCTCAGAAGCTAAGGGTTCTTTACAATgcattcaaatattcagatCCTGAAATCTTTGAGTTGAAGAACGATACCGAAGTAAGAATAAGAGGCACCTGGAAGAGATGGGTTTGTAAGATTGCATAA